From one Montipora capricornis isolate CH-2021 chromosome 10, ASM3666992v2, whole genome shotgun sequence genomic stretch:
- the LOC138019236 gene encoding uncharacterized protein, which translates to MAAKSLSIAFQAPNNGSQLHDLNSTTAFASQVITASFSMLCYVLVLVFIVLGVCFKSVSKLFSSPAIYIFFLIGALITTVNVLNTWHGNLDVMCYHQIISGFLVGVVLVLLGAVLFFEKPRSSTDQHTLGQHQPSMGLLLTIITLPLCATELLILIHDNESRKKIKGNSWPLLVGNESVFIVQKVIQVIVYVWLRDFKVREAFKENASFYFKVLAFYNFVDWVDSQVNLESDLDIKRAKEFYGQWFGFLFKLYEALLIDYRLLCSLLFLEHSFQVQHETENVDGLDEEESEIERSFMSVDRQNRTIGFIVGFFCLLVPFICALFYVHKLHLTVYTRVVATFLGSLTILASGVVLLLRNSFDYDKRDKESMGVKIMVCFFGATGFSSLMIKAALAEYWAFGTNAHHNYRWAGAEWIMRGLTTLFLMYLLLKLNPRALPRRNPEVTVNHFLVPVIMFGIIAEFAACLVDQQIGPLDPCFRKKIKGAQRSSVLYLHDVGSTMHLGFLIHVGLTFLIMQTRFGRRTLTPSRERLTLSI; encoded by the exons ATGGCTGCGAAATCTTTGAGCATCGCGTTTCAGGCTCCCAACAATGGGAGCCAGTTGCACGACTTGAACTCGACCACGGCGTTCGCTTCTCAAGTCATCACTGCGTCGTTCTCGATGTTGTGTTATGTTCttgttttggtgttcattgttCTTGGTGTTTGCTTCAAGTcggtttcgaagctcttctccTCGCCTGCCATCTACATTTTCTTTCTCATCGGTGCACTTATCACCACAGTGAATGTATTAAATACATGGCACGGGAATCTTGATGTAATGTGCTACCATCAAATAATCTCCGGGTTTCTTGTCGGAGTGGTTCTGGTCTTGCTAGGGGCAGTGTTGTTCTTTGAGAAACCTCGCAGCAGCACGGATCAACACACTCTTGGTCAGCATCAGCCGTCCATGGGGCTCCTTCTCACAATCATCACACTACCGCTCTGTGCGACCGAGTTGTTAATTCTGATCCACGATAATGAGTCGCGAAAGAAAATCAAGGGAAATTCATGGCCTTTACTTGTTGGGAACGAATCGGTTTTCATAGTTCAAAAGGTTATTCAAGTCATAGTTTACGTTTGGCTGAGGGACTTCAAAGTCCGCGAAGCTTTCAAAGAAAACGCAAGCTTTTATTTCAAGGTGCTGGCGTTTTACAACTTCGTTGATTGGGTGGACTCGCAGGTAAACCTGGAATCAGACCTTGATATAAAACGAGCAAAGGAATTTTATGGCCAATGGTTTGGTTTCTTGTTCAAGCTTTACGAAGCATTATTGATAGACTATCGTCTATTGTGCTCACTTTTGTTTCTGGAGCATTCATTTCAGGTTCAACACGAAACGGAAAATGTAGACGGGCTCGACGAAGAAGAAAGCGAAATCGAAAGATCCTTCATGTCAGTAGACCGGCAGAACAGGACAATTGGCTTTATCGTTGGCTTTTTTTGCTTGCTCGTTCCCTTCATTTGCGCGCTTTTCTATGTTCACAAGCTCCACCTTACAGTTTACACACGCGTAGTAGCTACCTTTCTTGGCTCGCTTACCATACTTGCCAGTGGAGTGGTACTGTTACTCAGGAACAGCTTTGATTATGACAAACGAGATAAGGAATCAATGGGTGTTAAGATAATG GTGTGTTTCTTTGGCGCCACCGGTTTCTCAAGCTTGATGATCAAAGCAGCTCTTGCCGAATACTGGGCTTTCGGTACGAATGCTCATCATAACTACCGCTGGGCAGGGGCAGAATGGATTATGCGAGGGCTCACCACACTTTTCCTGATGTATTTGCTCCTGAAATTGAATCCGCGAGCCTTACCTCGCAGAAACCCGGAGGTGACGGTTAACCACTTCCTGGTGCCAGTAATAATGTTTGGGATCATAGCAGAGTTTGCCGCCTGTTTGGTGGATCAGCAAATCGGTCCTCTTGATCCTTGTTTCAG AAAGAAGATCAAAGGCGCCCAACGGTCAAGTGTTCTCTATCTGCACGATGTTGGCTCGACTATGCATCTTGGATTCCTGATTCATGTGGGTTTGACCTTCCTTATTATGCAGACTCGTTTTGGCCGCCGCACTCTGACGCCATCAAGGGAGAGACTTACACTGTCAATTTAA